One window from the genome of Rhea pennata isolate bPtePen1 chromosome 16, bPtePen1.pri, whole genome shotgun sequence encodes:
- the LOC134147717 gene encoding elafin-like — protein sequence MKSVAALLLVGMLILWTELPAGSAWSCPIVRITCAMLNPPNQCYIDQQCPRSKKCCKTFCGRKCISRPPPFPVFHV from the exons ATGAAGTCTGTGGCTGCCCTCCTCCTCGTGGGGATGCTCATCCTCTGGACAGAGCTGCCAGCAG GCAGCGCCTGGTCCTGCCCAATTGTCCGGATTACCTGTGCGATGCTCAACCCCCCAAACCAGTGCTACATTGACCAGCAGTGCCCACGGTCTAAGAAGTGCTGTAAAACCTTCTGTGGGAGGAAATGCATCTCTCGCCCACCTCCTTTCCCCGTCTTCCACG tGTGA